The DNA segment cccagccacttgctaCAAGCATTGTATTCTCACTCAACCCTTGATTATCTGCAGCCTTCTGCTCGGCATACCAGGCagtcataccacctgcacttcagaacaggtcaaccacctgaagctaaacatgctTGGGGCCCAGTGAGTACTTGGATGGAGGACCATCTAGGAAGACCTTGGGTTGTTTCTGAAAGAGCTGTTGGAGAGGTCATCATTAGGGTGTGTAATATAACTAAAATTAGATAACCTACACTTTAGTTTATGAGTATGAAGTAAAAAAATAGGtatgattttacatttataataagtTGGTTATGTAATAATATACTGCTACAATACAAAAGATATCTgccttctttcatatctttctgttctctgcatcttgttctgttacacccatcacctgcatgtcctctcatcgcatccataaacttcctcttaggccttcctctttttctctaacctggcagctctatccttggcatccccttatcccaatatactcagcatttctcctctgcacatgtccaaaccaacataatctcgcctctctgatttttgtctcccaatcgcccaacttgagctgaccctctaatgtgctcgtttctaattctgtccatcctcgtcactccctttgcaaatcttagcatctttaactctgctaccttcagctctgtctcctgctttctagtcagtgccaccgtctccaacccatataacaaagctggtctcaccacTACTActggtcctgtagaccttccctttcacttttgctgaaacccgtctgtcacaaatcacttctgacactcttctccacccattccaccctgcctgcactctttttcacctctcttccacaatccccattattctgtactgttgatcccaagtatttagaCTCCTCTACCTTTGCCAacactactccctgcatcctcaccattccactgacctccctctcatttacacacatgtattctgtcttgttcctactgaccttcattcctctcctctagagcatatctccacctctccagggtctcctcaacctgctccctactattgttACAGCTcagtcatcaacaaacatcatagtccatggggactcctgtcaaatctcatctgtcaacctgtccatcattattgcaaataagaaagggctccaAACCAATCTCTGATGTATTTCAACCTCCATCTTGAacgcatctgtcactcctaccgcagacctaaccactgtcacacttccctcgtacatatcctttacaactcttatgtacttctctgccactcctgacttcctcatacaataacacagctcctctcaaggcaccctatcatatgctaTGAAAGATATCAGCCTGTAGGTTTCTTACTGGACTGTAACAGTTCTGAAAATTTAACCAAGGTTATACTGTAATTATGAGTACCAAGCATTACTAAAGGTGGCAGAGGCTTACCTAACTCAGCAGGTACCAGATGTTATTACCAAACGTGTAAATCAAACATTGGTTATAACATGTTTGTACACTCACAAGAGTAcacatacacatctatatatatataaaatccctatgtgtgtccaggtgtccgtgtgtgggtgtcttctggtgaagtgcgcatgcgtggggcacggtgcgatgcgcaatattactgtcagagaaaattagaggcgttttacggaaatacaaaccagtattactgcgagaggaaactaaaggtacacaatacagtgacgcatattacagccacatacaagccagtattactgtcagaggagattaaaggcatattaccgacacgcacgccagtattaccgccagagaaaattaaaggtatattacgaacgtacaagccagcggatgtacaagacggcatccttcaataagggcgcacgcaaaaaggcgagcctcaaaagggcgacctcaattgggcgcagcgaataaaggcgagcgtaaataaagatctgcacctttgttgctcttcacatattccacagccatttgaactaaattatctacgaacgcctttattcgccgcgctcaattgaggtcgcccttttgaagctcgcctttttgtgcgcgcccttattgaatagagccgtacaagacagtattactgtcacagaaaattaaagacacacaatacacggcggtagcccacgaagaacggtcagctcagcaagtaaacatcaacaaaagaaaggcagaaagacaaagaaaaatacgaccaacaaacagaatgaggttaaagtcccttgccatttaatatagactgttcctactaatgtttatgcactactgttctagcgcccgttattgtaacgggctaaatgactagtctataaataaataaatatctttgttACTGTAgtttattataacaaagtgggTATCTACAAGAACATTACTAAGCATTCCTTTGCTAAAACAGACCAGTTACCTGTCGAGTGTTGTTACTTGACGTTTTTTGAACAGTACTGTTATGTCAGACATATTTTAggtatttttccctttttattgtttttcaagtGTTTCTCATTGTTCAGTGGTATTTCTGTTatgattgttcatttttttgtttgtttttatttgttatttaagtaCTGTGTCTTTAAGTGTTCTCTTCTTCCTTTGGGTTTTGTGAGTGGAAACACCTTCATGTCATTATGCTGAAGAACCCCCTCTACCTTTATGTTCTCAGCCTTTGCAGTTGCTTCTTCAGTGGTTCATCGATGTTCAGAGTGTAGTATTGTAAGTTGCTGGATTGTCCTGTTTTGTAGACTGATTTTTTGATTACGTTTTGGGACTTGTTTCTGTGGGTTGCCTTTTTACTTAAACCTTGATTGAttgtctttcatcattttgtgtgtgttgtgAAATTCAAATAAACGATTGCTCTTTGTCGAAATATGTTTTGGAAGAAAATAACTGTTCCTCTCTGGCATTTTTGTGCATTATTgaatactagccaacctgcggcctAGCATAcgcgcataattatgtattgatgggtgaacatttcctgaacgacacagttgtccaaatggggtgggtttgaggatacgactgtgagtgaatgaaaagatagacctctggagagagcaacatacaattgtccgtgactgaaagcaggatcgtctgtgatgatgaaggccacgctggtgaaatatacttcgtcggtaggggtaagtgtcagtacttgttcattaaggtgtagcgattcttcgttgttgatgcttaatatagcttgcgtactgagttgttccggagtcacagtttagaaacacttttttaaagtcttttaagcattgggaaaaaaaatgaacatgtgaaacatccgtaatgtaataaaccaccaagaaaagtaacattgcaacaatgcacgctacgacccgatcgctgtaaacagaaatgaaaacaaaatcgagcctggtgcattctttaactgccttctggcgcagtggtagtgctgctgttttgcagtaaggagactgtggaagattgtgggttcgcttcctggttcctccctgtgtggatagcactttgaatactgagaacactgctatatcaatgtaatgaagtattattattcttatgcgcccagcgctctctctctcgcacgtctgtatgtgtgtgtgttgctctctctctctctgcctcgcTCGCTTGCTGCACGTATttctgcaggcatacgccgcataattatttattgttggctgaacacttccggaaagacacagttgtctaaaaggtatgggtttgaggatacaacagtaagtgaatgaaaaggtggaactctggagagagcaacatacaattattgtccatgactgaaaactggttttggcagatacatgcatatctttttgaaagtttggccctgtgccttattaattgtcatcgcaaaggccaatctaacaggaaattgtcttcgtgtaaaagtaaaaggcaaattatctgcgacaaacaaactgctttACACTCTGCATACCAACCTATATGTAATCACGCcacgtttttaatgttttttaagcagagggaaaaaaataaacatttgcaaaatccgtaatttaataaaccaccaagaaaagtaacattgcaacaatgcacgctacgaaccaacatacagtCATCGTTCAGttcgcactgcctgctcatgtgcccgcccccaactcctcacctgaatcgctgttgtctgtgcacctctgagccacattgtcttttcattgttctttgtggttctggctgcttttctatatataatccaccgtACAAAGGGCAGAGACGTAATCAGTgcaagcgtatgacccgcacttactgggcattcctcgttcatggggaacaattgcaagccccggtccccattacgaatggggttcaacggcttacccacgcctgtcggcgccaGGTAGAtacatgttgatccattcagtgtagcgcgtgtgcagtaccggacatccaagggtatcacatacctgttaatgctcaatctcacgtggctgaaagacacttgtccctctaagaagttggacactGACCGCTTGGTGAtcgtgtaactatttagcagtagggagtctcattcattttcagaattaaccagacaaatcgctccaccaactaagaacggccatgcaacaccatgcacagaatcgagaaagagctatcaatctgtcaatcctctccgtgtccgggcagggtgaggtttcccgtgttgagtcaaattaagcaaaatttgtgtgtggtgagttgttgcgtccgggcacatgagcaggcactgtgaatgccttgagagcgtgagTGGACgagtgccggggaataatgagtatctatatatcttcttagatatagacaacgtctgatagttgtgatggttttacactccagtacattgcggtgaacgctggtaacgggcaggcgggcgggcagttgggcaggcattctcgtcccatgctcttagagttggtgggcatgtctctgtatcggttcgagttgttgggcggtgctctgtcgtttgtatcccatggtcggacgacttggtggattatatatggaaatgcagccgaaaccgaaaagaataatgaaaagtcaatgtggctcaatggtgcatgtgtactgtagcagagacgaaagcaagttggtgagttgttgcatctgggcacatgagcagacactgtgaatgccttgagagcgtgggtagacgcgtgctcgagttggtgggctggactttgtgagttgactgataTGGCTATTTTTTgagtatcccatggttgtcttccggcagtgtgaatgcctcgagagacagggcgtccttgtttggtgagttgttgcagtttgtgagttaaaagctgcgatggtttcacACGTTTGGTGAGTTATTGCagtgtgtgagttaaaagctATGATGGTTTtacatgctggtaacagtcaggcgggcgggcaggcgttctcgtcccatggtcttagagttggtaggcgtggctctgtgagttatTAGCGTATCCCATCGTTTTAGCTTTAGCGGGTGTGGCTATatcgctgcatacagcgattcacatctgcgacaaccatgcctcttcttagatggtcctgccgcatccaccctcgttctcgaggCATACACAccagagcaactcacagagatctgcccaccaattctaagaccatggcgtgtaaaacagtttgtgatggtggacgcggttgtgcgtcgtaactgaaaagaataatgaaaagtcaacgtggctcagaggtgcatgtggactgtagcagagacaaacgtgaatgacgccgtgttttgtgagttgctgcgtccaagttggtgggtgtggctctgcgagttttcatcttatccaatggtcttagagttggtgggcgtggctccgtcctgcgtgctccatgggtgtcttgctcactggcggcttagtgaattatatatatagattttgggCCTTTAACATATATCCTGAACTTTTTACGCCAGCTCTTCATTTTTGGGCCTTGTAGGCCAGAGCTTGCCCATGGAATCACTCTGGGGTGAGAATCCATCTAATAACaagaacaacaatttatttcttgtatacccCAAAAGAATACCTCAAAAGGCTTTAACTGGgtctgtttttgacagccccctagctTTGACTCTATAAACAGACaataaactcccaaaaaaagaaaaaaattataagaaatcTTTTGAAAGGTAAATTAGAGAGAGAACCTTTTTCaaagtaggttgggcgtgcagtaggtgtcaaaaaatggggcaaATGCAACAcgtaaaacagaacacaagtaatcctcttcacagagcaagatggccaatctatcattgccacctctggaataaaatacaacagtacaaacttcaaggcaaaatgcaagaatagattttaCCCTTGGTTAAATACATAGGAGGaatcagatttgttcaaatatattAACAGCAATGTCTGTCCATCAGCTAACTGGAGATACACTGAGAGATTGtagaaaggagtcagacaagcctgACAGTCAGAATTTCCCTAATCAAATATCAGACTGTTGTTAAAAACATGTGTtaatgctgtttctgtactatggccAGTGCATAACCTTAGCGAAGGAATGGCCCTCCTTGTGGGACTTTTGGACACCTCACACCCCTTTCTGACATGTTCGTAACATCCTCTTACAATCTACTAAACCCAGAGCTGGACTCCTTATTGTGTGTTTCATGAGCCACTCTGTATAATCGAGGAAAGCCTTTTGGCTATGCATGGGCAAGCATACAACATACAAATAAACATGATCAAAAAGCACTAAAACCTGAAAATCAACCAAAGATCTAATGGTGACCTTTTGGCCTCAGTGTTAAAAATAATGTTCATAACATGACTGAAAATGCTGTGGCAGAATCGGGCACTAACAAACTATTgaagacaagaagaaaaataCATAAGGTCAGTGCTTGAACAGGCAACAAGTAAGAGCCAATACTCCCTTGTTGCatgttgacatactgtatgtttccgCTGGTGTCAGCAAATGTTAATGAGTtattgacgaatctaaagctttcactcctctccCATACTTGATAGGTATGGTCGGGAAGTCACCAAGCAAAACTCAATGttttctctcatttaaatattgttaatggtagttgtgtaatttttgtaattttgaagttttaaatgcGTTAATGAATGTAAGACTTCATAATGTaaatttacagtatactgtaaatgatttatCATATTTATCATAGGATGTGACATAAATATGTACAAGTAcacttaatgaaaattaaaaatggtttGACTTGTTCCCCCATGACTATTTGCCAAATTCAATCATGCTTAAAGGAGCTTATTGACAAAACCTTATTAATCCAATAAAGATCATgtcaaaatatttcatatttagatCTCTTCATTGATTTCACAGCTACTGTAAAATCCCATTTTCTGCTGTAGAAAATCAAATCTACACAACATTCATGTGTTTCAACTTACAAACCTGAACCAGACCAAAGGGTTAAGAAATTGGATGGCTGTATGAATCTGATATTTCAAATtcccttttttttatttgcattactAATTTAAAGTTTTGGGAGAATCATGCAGTGTGAGAACCTCAGATCTTAATTCATTTAGGGAGGAGAAGTGGCAGTGAAATGAAGAGCAGCTTCTTGCTGTTTGTGGTAATTTAAGGCACTGCAAGGTTTGTCCTCCTGCTACTTAAATCATTTGtcttaattaaaacacaaaagaaccaattcaagtgattttttttttctcattaattttCTCCTTTAAATAAAGCATGGCTCATTGAATCATATTATGACTGAAAAAAACAGTAAGGTTTCATGCTTATAGCCTTTGTCTGTTACCTTACTAGTTACTTAATTTTCTAATACCTTCAAAAATCTTCATTACTATGCAGCCATGAAAAGTTTGGATGTCTGCAAAATTCAGAATTGAATTAAGGAGCGTCATTAGGAAAGGGGCATCACCTGACCACTTAGGTAGAAGAGctcatttgaatacacaatgtctTATTAATTGGGTCATCCTGCTTATTGGTCGTTTGCTTCCTGACTCATCAAAGAACCTCATGAGGAAAGATACAAAGTGGTCTCCCAGGTGCTCTTGCAGTGTCTGGTTTGTCTTCTTAGTAGAGTGGTCTTTACTACAATGGGAACATCATGGCGAGGGCTGTGTTCTGCCCTTGTTTTAGTTTGGGTTCTTTGTGGTGCTCCTGCCCTTGGCTTAGGCAATGGTTTTCTCTATCCTGATACAAGTAATTCTAGAGTGGAGCGAAGATTAGGTTTTGAAGGGAATTCAAACCATAGAGTTGATGGGGGCACATCTTCTGACCATGGTGTGTATTCTGAAGAGCACCTCTATAAAATGTATCGAGGCTACAGTATGTCTGACTTCTCCATTCCAGCATTGGCACCCAAGTACTACAATGAGCTATCATTTCGTGAAGCTGATGCCAGTGGTTCAAGGCCCTTCAAAAGTGTGCCTGGGTTTATCAATATGGCTGCTCGTCAAGATTCCTCTGAATTTGAAAATGAAGATCTGGGTGTGAAAGCTGCAGATGACCACCTTTGGGATGATGTCTTAACAGATGTTACTCCACTCTCAGTTTCTGATGTGAACTGGAGAGCAGATCCTCTTGACAATGAAAGttcattctttaatatttatgGTGTGTTCAGTTTGTCAAAGTCTGGCAAAGGATGGATTAGTCAAAGTCCTGGCTTTATTTTGTCTCCTAAAAATGAATCCTCTTGTGGTAAAGATGGAGCCCATCACCACCACCATCCACATTCTGTTAAATGCAATACGGCTAATATGACTGTTGTATTTAAAGGACATCAAAAGGAGCTCTTTGTACAAGGTAAGGGAAGGGATGTGTTTTGATTCTAATATGTATAGaaataattacaatatttttttttttttaaagcccacTCCTCTACAGTTTTGAATGTATTTAATCTCCTGAATAAGTGCAAGTATGAGGTAAATGAGAAAAATGGGTCTTTCCAGTTTACTACTTCATATAATGGATGCTATGTCAAGAAACTGGTAAGTGGACTCCTTATTCTCTCAAATTGGAGGCTGTTAAACTCCCACTTTACTGAACCAGTTGATTTGCTTGTAGGGTGACTGCTTTGTCCTCAACCTCGTATGGAAAAACAAGCCCGCGGTTCTGTCTTGTCCTGCTGAACCCACACCATCATTACTTACTTTTTGCCAAAGTGATAAAATGACCATCGTCCTTCCTGAAGGTCCTCTAGACCTGCTGAAAGTCAAAGGTAATGGGAGAGTGAAAGCGTCCGTATTACCTTGGGCATAGCTTAGGGTGGATAAACACAGGGGCCTATTTGGTAACTCTGATAGCATTTTAACTTGTCTGGTTTGCTAGTTTCTAAAGTGTAACTACTGCTTCACTGTGGATAGACTGTTTGGCAGTTTCTTATCACTTGTCTCCTGTGCATAATGAGCTGCAGTGCTGGTAGGATGGGCTCTGCATTGCATGTCACACTAGTAGAAGATCATAGTAAGAAGTCGGGTTGAATTCTGACAATTTATTAATGGGCGAGGGAAACTCCACACACAGAATGTAAATCCTAATATGTGGCACTTATTGTGCAGATCACTTCAATAAATGGAAACCCATTCACAAGATTGCACAAAGGTGTAAATACCTTGTATGGAGGGATTCGTTGGGCAGAATTGTCTTCTCGGCTTCTTTTAAAGCCTGCCATGTGAAGGAAACGGTAAGCGATTGATGTGCTTCACTTTGAAGACTGAGTGCTTATTTGAGCTGTGTCTTGAGAGTCCAAAATATTGACTTTCCACATGCGGCTAATTTGCATTTGGTTTTAATCTCTTCCCCAGAAGGATGAGTATGTCCTAGTAGTAAGGTATAAATCATCTGCAGGAGTCCCTGGGCAGGTTGTCCTGTCTTGCCCTGTTGAAACCCATGTGCAGCATCCTCATCACTATCTGGATTTCCCATTGGCGTTGTGTGGAAAGAATGGCATTATAATTCGTCTCCCAAAACAGAATTTGCAGGCAATTCAACTGAAAGGTGAGGTTCATGTCCAATTCGGTAACCATTCTAAATCCTTTTTGCATCTTTCAAAAGTGTCTTCATAATGAGCAAATCTGAAACAATAGGAAATGACCTTGTATGAACTCTTACAGATGTATTTGGAAATTCAGTGAATGTTGAAAATGTTGCAGAAGACTGTGACTTCAGGGTCATTCGTGATAAAGTCTCGGTCGTATTATTAGCTTCTTTTGAAAGCTGCAATGTGAAATCGcaggtaaatttttttttttttttttttttttttttttttgggtgcatgtgattttaatatttttgtttgtcttgtcTTTCTGGTACAATATGTAGAATTGCCTTCATTCAAATCCTGTTCATTAA comes from the Erpetoichthys calabaricus chromosome 4, fErpCal1.3, whole genome shotgun sequence genome and includes:
- the LOC127527432 gene encoding uncharacterized protein LOC127527432 yields the protein MGTSWRGLCSALVLVWVLCGAPALGLGNGFLYPDTSNSRVERRLGFEGNSNHRVDGGTSSDHGVYSEEHLYKMYRGYSMSDFSIPALAPKYYNELSFREADASGSRPFKSVPGFINMAARQDSSEFENEDLGVKAADDHLWDDVLTDVTPLSVSDVNWRADPLDNESSFFNIYGVFSLSKSGKGWISQSPGFILSPKNESSCGKDGAHHHHHPHSVKCNTANMTVVFKGHQKELFVQAHSSTVLNVFNLLNKCKYEVNEKNGSFQFTTSYNGCYVKKLGDCFVLNLVWKNKPAVLSCPAEPTPSLLTFCQSDKMTIVLPEGPLDLLKVKDHFNKWKPIHKIAQRCKYLVWRDSLGRIVFSASFKACHVKETKDEYVLVVRYKSSAGVPGQVVLSCPVETHVQHPHHYLDFPLALCGKNGIIIRLPKQNLQAIQLKGEVHVQFGNHSKSFLHLSKVSS